The sequence GTACCCCAGCTCCGCCGCGGCCCGTCCCAGACTCCCGGCATCGGCGATCGCGCACAGCGCTCTCAGGTGCCGAAGCTCCAGCTCCATGTGCACACTCCTCCCATCGGGTCAGCGCATCACGGGCATGCCTCGTGCGTCTTGCGCAGGGCAATCCTCGTACGTCATGCCCTGCGTTCCGGCGTGGGTCCGAAACCCGGCGGTGTTCGTGGCTCGAATCCGGGCAAGGCAGGTGGGCTTCAGTGCACTGTCGGGGCGGAGTGGTATATCCCGCTGTGTGGGGGTCAGTGCACGGAGAACCCGCCGTCGACGAAGATCGACTGCCCGGTGACGTAGCCGGAGGCGCGGCCGGCCAGGAACACCGCCGCTCCGGCGAAGTCCTCGGGCAGACCGTTGCGCCCGATCAGCGTGCGCGCGGCCAGGGCCGCCACCTTCTCCGGGTCGGACTGCAACCGGGTGTTGAGCGGGGTCAGGACGAAGCCGGGCACCAGCGTGTTGCAGGTGACGCCGTGCGGCGACCATGCCTCGGCCTGGGAGCGGGACAGCGACTCCAGCGCTCCCTTGGAGACCCCGTAGGCGCCGCTCTGGACGAACGCCCGGTGGGCCTGCTGGGAGGTGATGTGGATGATCCGGCCGAAGCCCCGCTCGGCCATACCGGGCCCGAACCGCTCACCCAACAGGTAGGGCGCCTCGAGGTTCACCGCCATCGTGGCGTCCCACACCTCCTCGCCCAGCTCGCCCATCGGCGGCCGCAGGTTGATCCCGGCGCTGTTGACGAGAATGTCGGG is a genomic window of Streptomyces gilvosporeus containing:
- a CDS encoding SDR family NAD(P)-dependent oxidoreductase; protein product: MISHSYLSELFSLDGRVAVVTGGSSGIGRGIAGALARAGASVVIVARKEAELAATVDELTAHGCRAAWVSADLSTRDGVRAAAEQAAEVFGEPDILVNSAGINLRPPMGELGEEVWDATMAVNLEAPYLLGERFGPGMAERGFGRIIHITSQQAHRAFVQSGAYGVSKGALESLSRSQAEAWSPHGVTCNTLVPGFVLTPLNTRLQSDPEKVAALAARTLIGRNGLPEDFAGAAVFLAGRASGYVTGQSIFVDGGFSVH